The following proteins come from a genomic window of Sorghum bicolor cultivar BTx623 chromosome 3, Sorghum_bicolor_NCBIv3, whole genome shotgun sequence:
- the LOC8054646 gene encoding ubiquitin-conjugating enzyme E2 19: MARGENQESQTGNVPAASAASATGAKPASAGTGKGAEGQSVVRRLQSELMALMMGGDPGVSAFPEGDNMLHWVGTIEGSAGTAYEGTSYRLALAFTAEYPYKPPKVRFDTPCFHPNVDVHGNICLDILQDKWSSAYDVRTILLSIQSLLGEPNNDSPLNTQAAALWANQEEFRKMVEKLYKPAA, encoded by the exons ATGGCCCGGGGAGAGAACCAGGAGTCGCAGACGGGGAACGTGCCCGCCGCATCAGCGGCGTCAGCGACGGGGGCGAAGCCGGCGTCGGCGGGCACCGGGAAGGGTGCGGAGGGCCAGTCGGTGGTGCGGCGGCTGCAGTCGGAGCTGATGGCGCTGATGATGGGCGGCGACCCGGGCGTGTCGGCGTTCCCGGAGGGGGACAACATGCTCCACTGGGTGGGCACCATCGAGGGCTCCGCCGGGACGGCGTACGAGGGCACCTCCTACCGCCTCGCGCTGGCCTTCACCGCCGAATACCCGTACAAGCCGCCCAAGGTGCGGTTCGACACCCCCTGCTTCCACCCCAACGTCGACGTGCACGGCAACATCTGCCTCGACATCCTCCAGGACAAGTGGTCCTCCGCCTACGACGTGCGCACCATCCTCCTCTCCATCCAGAGCCTGCTCGGAG AGCCGAACAACGACTCGCCGCTCAACACGCAGGCGGCGGCGCTCTGGGCGAACCAGGAAG AGTTCAGGAAGATGGTGGAGAAGCTCTACAAGCCCGCGGCgtag
- the LOC8074521 gene encoding protein DELETION OF SUV3 SUPPRESSOR 1(I), with translation MAAAPAPADAKAEAAKMDLLEDDDEFEEFEIDQEWDDNEEGNEAVQQWEDDWDDDDVNDDFSLQLRKELEGNNAQKS, from the exons ATGGcggcggcaccggcaccggcggaCGCGAAGGCGGAGGCCGCCAAGATGGACCTcctcgaggacgacgacgagttCGAAGAGTTCGAGATCGACCAAG AATGGGATGACAACGAAGAAGGCAATGAAGCCGTCCAGCAGTGGGAGGATGATTGGGATGACGACGACGTGAATGACGATTTCTCACTGCAGCTGAGGAAAGAGCTGGAGGGAAATAATGCCCAGAAGAGCTGA
- the LOC8054647 gene encoding uncharacterized protein LOC8054647, producing the protein MSCAAAWSPPSSSALGRRPCRGGRRRRSSVRLIRPRAAAVEQEGGGAAGEAPRPRLVLHDSLDAVGVATAHARAAREGFAAQVGRLTRVSAGSSIAISRGPDLARAALCVAAEDDSLVSHSSVPLPVDAFIARLDGLSAGFCAGGNFPPSGAPPEVFFDYLDRYLYIHKGFRRTNRVLDVRTMYLHSVLTCRSGSALMLALIYSEILKTVRIYGLLDFDAEIFFPNDLNSVPRGYDKQKGRLGDEPHIMTSKSLLVETLRTLKSTFWPFQSDQSSSLFLNAVAVNHYGPGTLGDNQARSHGNISAIEMAAAKAAHHRLMRGVWTNVRFGDMRRALAACERLILLHHDPHELRDYAALLYHCGYYEDCLHYLSLYQTATAGQSPMNRLEILEEEAVNTLRARLTLILAEDGWSRRRPVASYWTKNSEPW; encoded by the exons ATGAGCTGCGCGGCGGCGTGGTCTcccccttcctcctccgctctcggcCGCCGTCCCTGCCGTGGTGGCCGCAGGCGGCGCTCCTCCGTCAGGCTCATCAGGCCCCGGGCGGCGGCCGTGGAGCAggagggcggcggcgccgcggggGAGGCCCCGCGCCCGCGGCTGGTGCTGCACGACTCCCTCGACGCCGTGGGGGTGGCCACCGCGCACGCCAGGGCGGCGCGGGAGGGGTTCGCGGCGCAGGTGGGGCGGCTCACCCGGGTGAGCGCGGGGAGCAGCATCGCCATCAGCCGCGGCCCTGACCTCGCCCGCGCCGCGCTCTGCGTCGCGGCCGAGGACGACTCGCTCGTCTCCCACTCCTCGGTCCCGCTCCCCGTAGACGCCTTCATCGCGCGCCTCGACGGCCTCTCCGCGGGCTTCTGCGCCGGCGGCAACTTCCCGCCCTCCGGCGCGCCGCCCGAGGTCTTCTTCGATTACCTTGACCGCTACCTCTACATCCATAAG GGGTTTCGAAGAACAAATCGAGTATTGGATGTGCGGACTATGTATCTTCACTCG GTCTTGACGTGCCGTTCTGGATCAGCTCTAATGCTTGCATTGATATATTCAGAGATACTGAAGACTGTACGAATATATGGGTTACTGGATTTTGATGCAGAGATTTTCTTTCCAAATGATCTCAATAGCGTCCCTAGGGGCTATGACAAACAAAAAGGCAGATTGGGTGATGAGCCACATATTATGACCTCAAAGTCACTTTTGGTTGAG ACTTTGAGAACTTTGAAGAGTACATTTTGGCCATTCCAGTCTGATCAGTCTAGTAGCTTATTTCTGAATGCTGTTGCTGTAAACCACTACGGCCCTGGTACTTTAGGTGATAACCAAGCAAGGTCACATGGAAACATAAG TGCCATTGAGATGGCTGCTGCtaaagctgctcatcatagATTGATGCGTGGAGTATGGACTAATGTTCGTTTTGGTGATATGCGTCGTGCTTTAGCAG CTTGTGAGCGGCTGATACTACTGCATCACGATCCGCATGAACTGAGGGATTACGCAGCCCTTCTGTACCACTGTGGATACTATGAAGATTGCCTACACTACTTGTCATTGTACCAAACTGCCACG GCTGGGCAATCCCCGATGAATCGATTGGAGATCTTGGAGGAGGAAGCTGTGAATACTCTCAGAGCACGGCTAACACTTATTTTAGCAGAGGATGGCTGGAGCAGACGTAGACCTGTGGCAAGTTACTGGACCAAGAACTCTGAACCGTGGTAG
- the LOC8054648 gene encoding early nodulin-like protein 1 produces MAAANSSRALLLPVLTLAGVVFFLLAPAAAADAADAAAPQGLEFHVGGPRGWRVPDANTSYGWWAMNNRFRVGDHLYFKYANDSVLLVDRTAFDACNTTEPLATFADGATRFVLDRPGFFCFISGEPGHCEEGQRLIVRVMVHPAIVATPGPASAPATSAQPGHGGGGGQAHPPGASSGADTAVAAAAGVAVAAALAVFVSLVSS; encoded by the exons ATGGCCGCTGCCAACAGCTCCCGCGCGCTTCTTCTCCCCGTGCTGACCCTCGCCGGCGTCGTCTTCTTCCTTCTCGctcccgctgccgccgccgacgccgccgatGCAGCCGCGCCGCAGGGCCTGGAGTTCCACGTCGGCGGCCCGCGCGGGTGGCGCGTCCCTGACGCCAACACCAGCTACGGCTGGTGGGCCATGAACAACCGCTTCCGCGTCGGCGACCACCTCT ACTTCAAGTACGCCAACGACTCGGTGCTCCTGGTGGACCGCACCGCCTTCGACGCCTGCAACACCACGGAGCCGCTCGCGACCTTCGCCGACGGCGCCACCAGGTTCGTCCTCGACCGCCCGGGCTTCTTCTGCTTCATCAGCGGCGAGCCGGGCCACTGCGAGGAAGGACAAAGGCTCATCGTGCGCGTCATGGTGCACCCGGCCATCGTCGCGACGCCAGGCCCGGCATCCGCACCAGCGACGTCGGCGCAGCCgggccacggcggcggcggcggccaggcGCATCCGCCCGGGGCTTCCTCCGGCGCAGACACAGCGGTTGCCGCTGCTGCCGGCGTCGCCGTCGCGGCGGCACTGGCTGTCTTCGTCAGTCTCGTCTCGTCTTGA
- the LOC8074522 gene encoding pentatricopeptide repeat-containing protein At2g15690 — MAGSHLRSLRFLAFSSARSRSLLHLLARPLTSSQSSHAYHHSPYPAAAPNHVHQAQQQQWSPPRNPCPDALPPQWSSQGHPSPRPPRNYQQQGPPPPRQTYRSAPTQQPVPPPRHGYEPPSSQQHATPPPPPPPPEPVAGPGELIGLCREGRVKDAVELLAKGARADPPAFYELAAACSNPKLIEELRKVHDFFLRSPFRGDLRVNNKLLEMYTKCGAMPHARRTFDNMPDRDMDSWHIMMDGYSMNGLGDEALRMFELMKECLAPTSHTYVLVLNACANSEAIEEAFLYFDAMSRDHGIEPGVEHYVGIIEVLGKSGHLNEALEYIEKLPFEPNAMVWESVLNLARMNGDIDLEDRAEELLVSLDPSKANPKKLSTLPPKRRMGINMLDGRNRLVEYRLPPKIERKVVNEQRYVPDTRYVLHDIDQEAKEQALLYHSERLAIAYGLISTPARTPLRIIKNLRICGDCHNAIKIMSRIVGRELIVRDNKRFHHFKDGKCSCGDYW, encoded by the coding sequence ATGGCCGGCAGCCACCTGCGCTCGCtccgcttcctcgccttctcctCCGCCAGGTCCCGTTCCCTCCTCCACCTACTCGCCCGCCCCCTCACCTCTTCCCAATCTTCTCACGCCTACCACCATTCCCCCTACCCTGCCGCCGCCCCCAACCATGTCCACcaggcgcagcagcagcagtggtcTCCCCCACGGAACCCTTGTCCCGACGCCCTCCCTCCACAATGGTCCTCGCAGGGACATCCCTCTCCGCGGCCGCCGAGAAACTACCAGCAGCAGGGGCCGCCTCCGCCGCGCCAAACCTACAGGTCTGCACCCACGCAGCAGCCGGTGCCACCGCCACGCCACGGCTACGAGCCTCCTTCCTCGCAGCAGCACGCGaccccaccgccgccgccgccgccgcctgaacCTGTTGCGGGGCCTGGTGAGCTGATTGGACTGTGCCGGGAGGGACGGGTCAAGGACGCAGTTGAGCTTCTCGCCAAGGGGGCGCGTGCGGACCCGCCCGCCTTCTACGAGCTCGCCGCCGCCTGCTCCAACCCGAAGCTGATCGAGGAGCTCAGGAAGGTGCACGACTTCTTCCTCCGTTCGCCCTTCCGTGGGGATCTCCGGGTCAACAACAAGCTGCTCGAGATGTACACCAAGTGTGGTGCCATGCCCCACGCGCGCAGGACGTTCGACAATATGCCTGACCGCGACATGGACTCGTGGCACATCATGATGGATGGGTACTCAATGAACGGTCTCGGGGATGAGGCACTGCGGATGTTCGAGCTGATGAAGGAATGCTTAGCACCGACCAGCCATACCTATGTGCTTGTGCTCAATGCTTGTGCCAACTCGGAGGCTATTGAGGAGGCATTCCTTTACTTCGATGCCATGTCCAGAGACCATGGCATTGAGCCTGGTGTGGAGCACTATGTTGGGATCATTGAGGTGTTGGGGAAGTCGGGGCATCTCAACGAGGCTCTGGAGTACATCGAGAAGCTGCCTTTCGAGCCCAATGCTATGGTATGGGAGTCAGTTTTGAACCTGGCACGTATGAATGGTGACATTGATCTTGAGGACCGGGCAGAGGAGCTATTGGTGTCGCTTGATCCATCCAAGGCAAATCCTAAGAAGCTCTCAACCCTACCTCCAAAGAGGCGTATGGGGATTAACATGCTCGATGGGAGGAACAGGCTGGTGGAGTACCGATTGCCACCCAAGATTGAAAGGAAGGTGGTGAATGAGCAGAGGTATGTCCCAGATACAAGGTATGTGCTCCATGACATTGATCAGGAGGCAAAGGAGCAGGCATTGCTGTACCATAGTGAGAGGCTGGCAATTGCGTATGGTCTGATTAGCACCCCAGCAAGGACTCCACTTCGCATCATTAAGAACCTCAGGATATGCGGGGACTGCCACAATGCCATCAAGATTATGTCGAGGATCGTAGGGAGAGAGCTCATTGTTAGGGACAATAAGAGGTTCCACCATTTCAAGGATGGGAAGTGCTCTTGTGGGGATTATTGGTGA
- the LOC8074523 gene encoding hydroxyproline O-arabinosyltransferase 3, translating into MNAAAAAARKAAGGGMARAPALVLALVAAGAFLISYNFFAMLFRGGGGGIGGAAASSGTRDPVVAMPAWMREAADTEARRRPFHVALTATDAPYSRWQCRVMYFWYKRMQARPGGEAMGGFTRVLHSGKPDGLMDEIPTFVVDPLPAGKDHGYVVLNRPWAFVQWLQKAKIEEEYILMAEPDHIFVKPLPNLAHDDDPAAFPFFYITPSEHEQIIRKYYAKERGPVTDIDPIGNSPVIIKKTLLEKIAPTWMNVSIQMKEDEETDKIFGWVLEMYAYAVASALHGVQHILRKDFMIQPPFDTKLGNTFIIHFTYGCDYSLKGELTYGKVGEWRFDKRSFPDGPPPRNFTLPPPGVPESVVTLVKMVNEASANLPRWDDGI; encoded by the exons AtgaacgcggcggcggcggcggcgcggaagGCCGCGGGCGGCGGCATGGCGCGCGCGCCGGCGCTGGTGCTAGCGCTGGTGGCGGCGGGGGCGTTCCTGATCTCCTACAACTTCTTCGCCATGCTgtttcgcggcggcggcggcggaataggcggcgcggcggcgtccTCGGGGACGAGGGACCCTGTGGTGGCCATGCCGGCGTGGATGCGCGAGGCGGCGGACACCgaggcgcggcggcggccgttCCATGTGGCGCTCACGGCCACGGACGCGCCCTACAGCCGGTGGCAGTGCCGAGTCATGTACTTCTGGTACAAGCGGATGCAGGCGCGGCCGGGCGGGGAGGCCATGGGCGGCTTCACGCGCGTGCTGCACTCGGGAAAGCCCGACGGGCTCATGGACGAGATCCCCACCTTCGTCGTCGACCCGCTGCCCGCTGGCAAGGACCAT GGATACGTGGTCTTGAATAGACCGTGGGCATTTGTGCAGTGGCTTcagaaagcaaagattgaagaagA GTATATACTAATGGCAGAACCAGATCATATATTTGTGAAACCTTTACCAAATTTGGCCCATGACGATGATCCAGCAGCATTTCCCTTCTTTTACATTACACCATCAGAACATGAACAAATTATCCGGAAATACTATGCCAAAGAAAGAGGTCCTGTCACAGATATTGATCCTATTGGAAATTCTCCTGTAATCATTAAGAAG ACACTTCTTGAGAAGATTGCCCCCACATGGATGAATGTGTCAATTCAAATGAAAGAGGATGAAGAGACAGATAAAATTTTTGGATGGGTGCTGGAAAT GTATGCATACGCTGTTGCTAGCGCATTGCATGGGGTTCAGCATATCCTTCGTAAAGATTTCATGATCCAG CCACCCTTTGATACAAAGCTCGGGAATACATTTATAATCCACTTCACTTATGGATGTGACTATTCACTAAAG gGTGAACTGACCTATGGGAAAGTTGGTGAATGGCGATTTGACAAAAGATCATTCCCAGATGGGCCACCACCAAGAAATTTTACATTGCCCCCTCCTGGAGTCCCAGAAAGTGTG GTTACTCTAGTAAAAATGGTCAATGAAGCTAGTGCAAACCTACCTCGGTGGGATGATGGAATATAA